One genomic region from Anguilla rostrata isolate EN2019 chromosome 2, ASM1855537v3, whole genome shotgun sequence encodes:
- the rtn4a gene encoding reticulon-4a isoform X4: protein MEQQPPKSWRDQVVDLLYWRDVKKSGVVFGTSLFLLLSLTLCSIVSICSYATLALLSVTVTFRIYKGILQAVQKSEEGHPFKAVLDQDVALSQDLVHKYSDLVLGRINYALRELRRLFLVEDLVDSLKFAVLMWILTYVGALFNGLTLLILGLISAFSLPVFYEKYQTQIDHYCGLVNNQVKDIVVKIQDKVPGMKRKPE, encoded by the exons TGGTGGACCTCCTGTACTGGCGGGATGTGAAGAAGTCGGGCGTGGTGTTTGGGACCAGCCTgttcctgctcctctctctcaccctctgcaGCATCGTTAGCATCTGCTCCTACGCCACCCTGGCCCTGCTCTCTGTCACCGTCACCTTCAGGATATACAAGGGCATCCTGCAGGCCGTCCAGAAGTCTGAGGAGGGCCACCCCTTCAA ggCCGTTCTGGACCAGGATGTGGCGCTGTCTCAGGACCTGGTTCACAAGTACAGTGACCTGGTTCTGGGCCGGATCAACTACGCCCTGCGCGAACTGCGCCGCCTCTTTCTGGTGGAGGACCTGGTGGACTCCCTGAAG TTTGCTGTGCTGATGTGGATCCTTACCTACGTTGGTGCCTTGTTCAATGGATTAACTCTGCTTATCCTGG GTCTGATTTCTGCTTTCAGCTTGCCGGTTTTCTATGAAAAATACCAG ACACAGATTGACCATTACTGTGGGCTGGTGAACAACCAAGTCAAAGATATTGTTGTAAA GATCCAGGATAAAGTTCCCGGGATGAAGCGGAAGCCGGAGTGA
- the rtn4a gene encoding reticulon-4a isoform X5, giving the protein MDAKRVVDLLYWRDVKKSGVVFGTSLFLLLSLTLCSIVSICSYATLALLSVTVTFRIYKGILQAVQKSEEGHPFKAVLDQDVALSQDLVHKYSDLVLGRINYALRELRRLFLVEDLVDSLKFAVLMWILTYVGALFNGLTLLILGLISAFSLPVFYEKYQTQIDHYCGLVNNQVKDIVVKIQDKVPGMKRKPE; this is encoded by the exons TGGTGGACCTCCTGTACTGGCGGGATGTGAAGAAGTCGGGCGTGGTGTTTGGGACCAGCCTgttcctgctcctctctctcaccctctgcaGCATCGTTAGCATCTGCTCCTACGCCACCCTGGCCCTGCTCTCTGTCACCGTCACCTTCAGGATATACAAGGGCATCCTGCAGGCCGTCCAGAAGTCTGAGGAGGGCCACCCCTTCAA ggCCGTTCTGGACCAGGATGTGGCGCTGTCTCAGGACCTGGTTCACAAGTACAGTGACCTGGTTCTGGGCCGGATCAACTACGCCCTGCGCGAACTGCGCCGCCTCTTTCTGGTGGAGGACCTGGTGGACTCCCTGAAG TTTGCTGTGCTGATGTGGATCCTTACCTACGTTGGTGCCTTGTTCAATGGATTAACTCTGCTTATCCTGG GTCTGATTTCTGCTTTCAGCTTGCCGGTTTTCTATGAAAAATACCAG ACACAGATTGACCATTACTGTGGGCTGGTGAACAACCAAGTCAAAGATATTGTTGTAAA GATCCAGGATAAAGTTCCCGGGATGAAGCGGAAGCCGGAGTGA